The following proteins come from a genomic window of Anguilla rostrata isolate EN2019 chromosome 17, ASM1855537v3, whole genome shotgun sequence:
- the ube2m gene encoding NEDD8-conjugating enzyme Ubc12, whose translation MIKLFSLKQQKKDEESAGGNRTGAGGKKASAAQLRIQKDINELNLPKTCEILFPDQDDLLNFKLVISPDEGFYKGGKFVFSFKVGQGYPHDPPKVKCETMVYHPNIDLEGNVCLNILREDWKPVLTVNSIIYGLQYLFLEPNPEDPLNKEAAEVLQTNRRLFEQNVQRSLRGGYVGATYFERCLK comes from the exons ATGATTAAGCTTTTTTCTCTTAAACAGCAGAAAAAAGACGAAGAGTCTGCGGGAGGGAACAGAACAGGAGCCGGTGGTAAAAAAGCAAGCGCGGCCCAGCTTCGAATACAGAAAG ATATCAATGAGCTCAACCTCCCAAAGACGTGTGAGATTCTCTTTCCGGACCAGGATGACCTGCTGAACTTCAAACTCGTCATTTCACCCGATGAG GGATTTTACAAAGGGGGGAAGTTTGTCTTCAGCTTTAAG GTTGGACAGGGCTACCCTCATGACCCCCCGAAGGTGAAGTGCGAGACCATGGTGTATCACCCCAATATCGACCTCGAGGGGAACGTCTGCTTGAACATCCTGAG GGAGGACTGGAAGCCCGTGCTGACGGTAAACTCCATCATATACGGTCTACAGTATCTATTTTTG GAGCCCAACCCAGAGGATCCGCTGAACAAGGAGGCGGCGGAGGTGCTGCAGACCAACAGGCGCCTGTTCGAGCAGAACGTCCAGAGATCGCTAAGAGGCGGATACGTGGGGGCCACTTACTTCGAGCGGTGTCTCAAATAG